The Paraburkholderia sp. ZP32-5 genome includes a window with the following:
- a CDS encoding MurR/RpiR family transcriptional regulator, whose product MVEPSTEEALPGVDELMQRIADNYESLPRQLKSVATYIEQHRSSVMMDRTSDIAASCGVHPSAVVRFAQRFGFSGFSDLQAVFRQAYTGQGVSSTSYQQRIRKLIDEKPGTLSGGAVAREFIAASRGGLEELEAGLDDRQFDAAVKMLQQADNIYVIGVRRSFPVASYIVYALQHTHKRVHLVSGFGGMYREQIRSVRKGDVVIAISFAPYGKETQYCLRVAHHHQAKTLVITDSQLSPLARYASAQLYVKEGSAFAFRSLTSTICLCQALFIALAYKLELNVEESNDTGGYDD is encoded by the coding sequence ATGGTGGAACCAAGCACAGAAGAAGCGTTGCCGGGCGTCGACGAATTGATGCAGCGCATCGCGGACAACTACGAGTCGCTGCCGCGGCAGTTGAAGAGCGTCGCGACCTATATCGAGCAGCATCGCTCGAGCGTGATGATGGATCGCACCAGCGATATCGCCGCAAGCTGCGGCGTGCATCCATCGGCGGTGGTGCGCTTTGCGCAGCGCTTCGGCTTTTCCGGTTTTTCCGATCTGCAGGCGGTATTCCGCCAGGCGTATACGGGCCAGGGCGTGTCGTCGACGAGCTATCAGCAGCGCATTCGCAAGCTGATCGACGAGAAGCCCGGTACGCTGTCCGGCGGCGCGGTCGCGCGCGAGTTCATCGCGGCATCGCGCGGCGGGCTCGAAGAACTCGAAGCGGGACTCGACGACCGCCAGTTCGATGCCGCCGTGAAGATGCTGCAACAGGCCGACAACATCTACGTGATCGGCGTGCGGCGTTCGTTTCCGGTCGCAAGCTATATCGTCTACGCACTGCAGCACACGCATAAGCGCGTGCATCTGGTGTCCGGCTTCGGCGGCATGTATCGCGAGCAGATTCGCAGCGTCAGGAAGGGCGACGTCGTGATCGCGATCAGCTTCGCGCCGTACGGCAAGGAGACGCAGTACTGCCTGCGCGTCGCACATCATCATCAGGCGAAGACGCTCGTTATTACGGACAGCCAGCTATCGCCGCTCGCGCGCTACGCGAGCGCGCAACTGTATGTGAAAGAGGGCAGCGCATTCGCGTTCCGCTCGCTGACCAGCACGATCTGTCTGTGCCAGGCGCTGTTTATCGCGCTTGCGTACAAGCTCGAATTGAACGTTGAAGAATCCAACGACACCGGAGGCTACGATGACTGA
- a CDS encoding sugar ABC transporter substrate-binding protein produces the protein MRLCTGKATLRILVTALTLATGFGAASAARAADAHFVLISHAPDSDSWWNTIKNAIKQADEDFNVETDYRNPPNGDIADMARLVEQAAARNYDGVIVSIADFDVLKSSIAKVTEKHIPLVTINSGTEEQSAKLGAIMHVGQPEYAAGKAAGEKAKAAGIKSFLCVNHYATNPASFERCRGFADAIGVDFKTSTLDAGQDPTGVQSKVSAFLRNHPKTQAVLTLGPLSADPTLKALQQMGLAGKIWFATFDFDSDIAKGIQDGTIQFAIDQQPYLQGYIPVAVLAIVKKNHTTDPAKIREILQANPKFKERLATYGLAPSYGPRNIGSGPGFITKDNVDKVLKYAGQYR, from the coding sequence ATGAGACTTTGCACAGGCAAGGCGACGCTCAGGATTCTGGTGACGGCGTTGACGTTGGCGACGGGATTCGGCGCGGCCTCGGCGGCCCGCGCGGCCGACGCCCATTTCGTGCTGATCAGCCACGCGCCGGATTCGGACTCGTGGTGGAACACGATCAAGAACGCGATCAAGCAGGCCGACGAAGATTTCAACGTCGAGACCGACTATCGCAATCCGCCGAACGGCGATATCGCCGACATGGCGCGCCTGGTCGAACAGGCGGCCGCGCGCAATTACGACGGCGTGATCGTGTCGATCGCCGATTTCGACGTGCTGAAGAGTTCGATCGCGAAGGTCACCGAGAAGCACATTCCGCTCGTCACGATCAATTCGGGTACCGAAGAACAAAGCGCGAAGCTCGGCGCGATCATGCACGTCGGCCAGCCTGAATACGCGGCGGGCAAGGCAGCGGGCGAAAAGGCCAAGGCCGCCGGCATCAAGTCGTTTCTGTGCGTGAACCACTATGCGACCAACCCGGCTTCGTTCGAACGTTGCCGTGGTTTTGCCGATGCGATCGGCGTCGATTTCAAAACCTCGACACTCGACGCGGGCCAGGACCCGACCGGCGTGCAGTCCAAGGTCAGCGCGTTCCTGCGCAATCATCCAAAGACCCAGGCGGTGCTGACGCTCGGACCGCTGTCCGCCGATCCGACGTTGAAGGCGCTGCAACAGATGGGCCTCGCCGGCAAGATATGGTTCGCGACGTTCGACTTCGATAGCGACATCGCGAAAGGCATCCAGGACGGCACGATCCAGTTTGCGATCGACCAGCAGCCGTATCTGCAGGGCTATATTCCGGTCGCCGTGCTGGCGATCGTGAAGAAGAACCACACCACCGACCCGGCGAAGATCCGCGAGATCCTGCAGGCCAATCCGAAGTTCAAGGAACGGCTCGCGACGTATGGGCTCGCCCCGTCTTACGGGCCGCGCAATATCGGTTCGGGTCCGGGCTTCATCACCAAGGACAATGTCGACAAGGTGCTGAAGTACGCGGGTCAGTATCGGTAG
- a CDS encoding ABC transporter permease produces the protein MGVADLFHPHHRKPPPSDPQDPRDPSRQAATSSSADERVRRESWFRHLLGRPEFAALAGTVMVFIVFGVAAGNSGMFNLDGIMNWSQVAAYLGLISVGACLLMIAGEFDLSIGSMIGFAGMMVALPSMYFHWPVWLAILFAFVGSMLLGALNGYLVMRTRLPSFIVTLAFLFILRGLTLALSVKFADRTIISGVGDVARQDWLAHTLFQGVAFKGLFVWLGHLGVVKMLDNGMPLVPGIPKVLLWWLVLAVVCAFTLAKTRFGNWIFAVGGDANAAKNVGVPVRRVKISLFVLTAFCSCLYAVLQVCDIGSAAADRGLQAEFEAIIAAVIGGTLLTGGYGSVIGACFGALIFGVVQIGITYTNVDSDWFRVFLGVMLLFAVLFNHYVRGRVAASR, from the coding sequence ATGGGTGTCGCCGATCTTTTCCACCCCCATCATCGCAAGCCGCCCCCGTCCGATCCGCAGGACCCGCGCGACCCGTCGCGGCAAGCCGCGACGTCATCGTCGGCGGACGAGCGCGTGCGCCGCGAATCGTGGTTCCGCCACCTGCTCGGCCGCCCGGAATTCGCCGCACTCGCCGGCACCGTGATGGTGTTCATCGTGTTCGGCGTGGCGGCCGGCAACTCGGGGATGTTCAATCTCGACGGCATCATGAACTGGTCGCAGGTCGCGGCCTATCTGGGGCTGATCTCGGTCGGCGCGTGCCTGCTGATGATCGCCGGCGAATTCGATCTGTCGATCGGCTCGATGATCGGCTTTGCCGGCATGATGGTCGCGCTGCCGAGCATGTATTTCCACTGGCCGGTCTGGCTCGCGATCCTCTTCGCGTTCGTCGGCTCGATGCTGCTCGGCGCGCTCAACGGCTATCTGGTGATGCGCACGCGGCTGCCGTCGTTCATCGTCACGCTCGCATTCCTGTTTATCCTGCGCGGCCTCACGCTCGCGCTATCGGTGAAGTTCGCCGACCGCACGATCATCTCCGGCGTCGGCGACGTCGCGCGCCAGGACTGGCTCGCGCACACGCTCTTCCAGGGCGTCGCGTTCAAGGGCCTGTTCGTGTGGCTCGGCCATCTCGGCGTCGTCAAGATGCTCGACAACGGCATGCCGCTCGTGCCGGGCATTCCGAAGGTGCTGCTGTGGTGGCTGGTGCTCGCGGTGGTCTGCGCGTTCACGCTGGCGAAAACCCGCTTCGGCAACTGGATCTTCGCGGTCGGCGGCGACGCTAACGCGGCCAAGAATGTCGGCGTACCGGTGCGGCGCGTGAAAATTTCGCTGTTCGTGCTGACCGCGTTCTGCTCGTGCCTGTACGCGGTGCTGCAAGTGTGCGATATCGGTTCGGCCGCCGCCGATCGCGGTTTGCAGGCGGAATTCGAAGCGATTATCGCGGCGGTGATCGGCGGCACGCTGCTCACCGGCGGCTACGGCTCGGTAATCGGCGCCTGTTTCGGCGCGCTGATCTTCGGCGTCGTGCAGATCGGCATCACCTACACCAATGTCGATTCGGACTGGTTCCGCGTGTTCCTCGGCGTGATGCTGCTGTTCGCGGTGCTGTTCAACCATTACGTGCGCGGCCGCGTCGCGGCGTCGCGCTAG
- a CDS encoding ATP-binding cassette domain-containing protein codes for MSPVEPSEDDIILALENVSRFFGNIIALNDITLRLKRGEVHCLLGDNGAGKSTLIKTLAGVYQPSQGIYKVDGKAVRFTSPKDALDLGIATVYQDLALVPLLSVARNFFMGREPQKKLFGFLNVMDLDTCASTARDKLAEMGINVRDPHQPIGTMSGGERQCLAIARAIHFGARVLILDEPTAALGVKQSFNVLKLIHKARAKGISVIFITHNVHHAYPIGDSFTLLNRGRSLGTFTKQTISKDEVLDMMAGGAEMQKMIGELEGATI; via the coding sequence ATGAGCCCCGTCGAACCGAGCGAAGACGACATCATCCTCGCGCTCGAAAACGTCAGCCGTTTTTTCGGCAACATCATCGCGTTGAACGACATCACGCTGCGCCTCAAACGCGGCGAAGTGCACTGCCTGCTCGGCGACAACGGCGCCGGCAAGTCGACGCTGATCAAAACGCTGGCGGGCGTCTATCAACCGAGCCAGGGGATCTACAAGGTCGACGGCAAAGCCGTGCGCTTCACGTCGCCGAAAGACGCACTCGATCTCGGCATCGCGACCGTCTATCAGGATCTGGCATTGGTGCCGCTGCTGTCGGTCGCACGCAATTTCTTCATGGGACGCGAGCCGCAGAAAAAACTGTTCGGCTTTCTGAACGTGATGGACCTCGACACCTGTGCGAGCACCGCGCGCGACAAGCTCGCCGAAATGGGCATCAACGTGCGCGATCCGCATCAACCGATCGGCACGATGTCGGGCGGCGAGCGGCAGTGTCTGGCGATTGCGCGCGCGATTCATTTCGGCGCGCGCGTGCTGATTCTCGACGAGCCGACCGCCGCGCTCGGCGTCAAGCAGAGCTTCAACGTGCTGAAGCTGATCCACAAGGCGCGCGCGAAAGGCATCTCGGTGATCTTCATCACGCACAACGTGCATCACGCGTATCCGATCGGCGATTCATTCACGCTGCTCAACCGCGGCCGCTCGCTCGGCACGTTCACCAAACAGACGATCAGCAAGGACGAAGTGCTCGACATGATGGCCGGCGGCGCCGAGATGCAGAAGATGATCGGTGAACTCGAAGGCGCGACGATCTGA
- a CDS encoding bifunctional 5-dehydro-2-deoxygluconokinase/5-dehydro-2-deoxyphosphogluconate aldolase yields MAHSSTSSSSESGTRGNIASNPAGGSRFAPGRSRDIVCLGRLAVDLYAQQVGARLEDVASFAKYLGGSSANIAFGCARLGLDAAMLARVGDDHMGRFLTETLAKEGCDVSHVRIDRQRLTALVLLGLKDRDTFPLIFYRENCADMAVDEADFDEAFIASSKALLITGTHFSTEQVDRTSRRALDYARRNDVRTVLDIDYRPVLWGLTGKADGETRFVASEGVSAHLQRILPLFDLVIGTEEEFRIAGGKTDLRDALTMVRAVTPATLVLKRGPLGCQIIDGDVPASLDDAPIHGGVEVEVLNVLGAGDAFASGFLSGWLRDQPLDACARAANASGALVVSRHGCAPAMPTPAELDYFLREAQADPQRMRRPDRDAKLARLHRVSPARKQWDEVLGFAFDHRNPFFELAQQTGADEARIAQLKNLFVEAVAQTERELNLQGRIGVLIDDRYGQDALNAATGRGWWIGRPVELPGSVPLVFDHGRSVGTALIAWPQEHVVKCLVQFHPDEPIEQRLEQEAQLRALYDATQASGHELLLEVIPPKHASLPQGSDIVYRALKRLYNLGLYPEWWKLEPMDAAQWQAVDALIAERDPYCRGVVLLGLSAAVEQLTEGFRAAAQSATCRGFTVGRTIFHEPSHAWLAGEIGDDELVARVRRTFETLIAAWRGARGTPAAPGTVGTSHHVHQEQAA; encoded by the coding sequence ATGGCTCACTCCAGCACTTCCAGCAGCAGCGAAAGCGGCACGCGAGGGAACATCGCAAGCAACCCCGCGGGCGGCAGCCGCTTTGCGCCGGGACGCAGCCGCGACATCGTTTGTCTCGGCCGGCTCGCGGTCGATCTGTACGCGCAGCAGGTCGGCGCGCGGCTCGAAGACGTCGCGAGCTTCGCGAAATATCTCGGCGGCTCGTCGGCGAATATCGCGTTCGGCTGCGCGCGGCTCGGGCTCGACGCGGCGATGCTCGCGCGCGTCGGCGACGATCATATGGGCCGCTTCCTGACCGAGACGCTCGCGAAGGAAGGCTGCGACGTGAGCCATGTGCGCATCGACCGTCAGCGGCTGACCGCGCTCGTGCTGCTCGGTCTGAAAGATCGCGATACGTTCCCGCTGATTTTCTACCGCGAGAACTGCGCGGATATGGCCGTCGACGAAGCGGACTTCGACGAGGCGTTTATCGCGTCATCGAAAGCGTTGCTGATTACCGGTACGCACTTCTCGACCGAACAGGTCGATCGCACGAGCCGCCGCGCGCTCGACTACGCGCGCCGTAACGACGTGCGCACCGTGCTCGACATCGACTATCGGCCAGTGCTGTGGGGCCTCACGGGCAAGGCGGACGGCGAAACACGTTTTGTCGCCAGCGAAGGCGTGAGCGCGCATTTGCAGCGCATCCTGCCGCTGTTCGATCTGGTGATCGGCACCGAGGAAGAATTCCGCATCGCCGGCGGCAAGACCGACCTGCGCGATGCGCTCACGATGGTGCGCGCGGTGACCCCGGCGACGTTGGTGTTGAAGCGCGGGCCGCTCGGCTGTCAGATCATCGACGGCGACGTGCCCGCTTCACTCGACGATGCGCCGATTCACGGCGGCGTCGAGGTCGAAGTGCTGAACGTGCTCGGCGCGGGCGATGCGTTCGCGTCGGGTTTTCTGTCCGGCTGGCTGCGCGATCAGCCGCTCGATGCGTGCGCGCGCGCCGCGAATGCGAGCGGCGCGCTGGTCGTGTCACGGCACGGCTGCGCGCCGGCGATGCCGACACCGGCCGAACTCGACTACTTCCTGCGCGAAGCACAAGCCGATCCGCAACGGATGCGCCGTCCGGATCGCGACGCGAAGCTCGCGCGTCTGCATCGCGTGTCGCCGGCTCGCAAGCAGTGGGACGAAGTGCTCGGCTTCGCGTTCGATCATCGCAATCCGTTCTTCGAACTCGCGCAGCAAACCGGCGCCGACGAAGCGCGTATCGCGCAGTTGAAGAACCTGTTCGTCGAAGCGGTCGCGCAGACCGAACGCGAGTTGAATCTGCAAGGCCGCATCGGCGTGCTGATCGACGACCGTTATGGACAGGACGCGTTGAACGCCGCGACCGGACGCGGCTGGTGGATCGGCCGGCCGGTCGAATTGCCGGGCTCCGTGCCGCTCGTGTTCGATCACGGCCGCTCGGTCGGCACGGCGCTGATCGCATGGCCACAGGAACACGTGGTGAAGTGCCTCGTGCAGTTTCACCCGGATGAGCCGATCGAACAGCGGCTCGAACAGGAAGCGCAATTGCGCGCGCTGTACGACGCGACTCAGGCAAGCGGTCACGAGCTATTGCTCGAAGTGATTCCGCCGAAACATGCATCGCTGCCGCAAGGGTCGGACATCGTGTATCGCGCGCTCAAGCGTCTGTACAACCTCGGCCTCTATCCCGAGTGGTGGAAGCTCGAACCGATGGATGCCGCGCAATGGCAGGCCGTCGACGCGTTGATCGCCGAGCGCGATCCGTATTGCCGTGGTGTCGTGCTGCTCGGTTTGTCGGCGGCCGTCGAACAGTTGACCGAAGGCTTTCGCGCGGCCGCGCAATCGGCGACCTGCCGCGGCTTCACGGTCGGCCGCACGATCTTTCACGAGCCGAGCCATGCATGGCTGGCCGGCGAAATCGGCGACGACGAACTGGTGGCGCGCGTGCGCCGCACGTTCGAAACGCTGATCGCTGCATGGCGAGGCGCGCGCGGTACGCCGGCCGCACCCGGCACCGTGGGCACATCGCATCATGTTCATCAGGAGCAGGCCGCATGA
- the iolD gene encoding 3D-(3,5/4)-trihydroxycyclohexane-1,2-dione acylhydrolase (decyclizing), with product MNERILHDDALAASAVDPHAPTHVKTGGTIRLTMAQALVRYLAAQRVVTEDGNGVEPLFGGVFAIFGHGNVAGIGEALYQHRSELPTLRAHNEQAMAHSAIAFAKAHFRRRMMAVTTSIGPGATNLLTAAALAHVNRLPVLLLPGDIFVSRAPDPVLQQLEDFGDGGVSANDAFKPLSRYFDRIVHPAQLLSALPRALRVLTDAALCGPVTLALPQDVQAQAWDFPEDFFTPRVVRFHAPAPRVDDIDAACARLRHAKRPLIVAGGGVLYSRAADALQRFASAHGVPVAETQAGKSSLAWNDPLNTGALGVTGSPAANALAHDADCVLAIGTRLQDFTTGSNTLFTQADVIAINANAFDGLKHRGFVVEADARLALDALAEPLQGWHAERTWTARAHKLASGWRDTVGSLTHAPQRDAVLPYEGDVIGAVQRSNPHSATDDIVVCAAGTLPADLHKLWRAGRPGAYHVEYGYSCMGYEIAGGLGVKLARPDREVIVILGDGSYLMMNSEIASSVMLGAKLIIVVLDNRGFGCINRLQQACGGAPFNNLLDNCVHGPAGVPHIDFAAHAHALGANAEHAGNIAELEAALQRARAADRTYVISIDTDPARTTEDGGWWWEVAVPEVSSRDAVRDARAKYDAQIAARTAPPAPPRHHDHGDHE from the coding sequence ATGAACGAGCGCATCCTCCATGACGACGCGTTAGCCGCGAGCGCCGTCGACCCGCATGCGCCAACGCATGTGAAAACGGGCGGCACGATTCGCCTGACGATGGCGCAGGCGCTGGTGCGCTATCTCGCCGCGCAACGCGTCGTCACTGAAGACGGCAACGGCGTCGAGCCGCTATTCGGCGGCGTGTTCGCGATCTTCGGTCACGGCAATGTCGCGGGAATAGGCGAAGCGCTATATCAGCATCGCAGCGAACTGCCGACGCTGCGCGCGCATAACGAACAGGCGATGGCGCACAGCGCGATCGCCTTCGCGAAAGCGCATTTCCGGCGCCGGATGATGGCGGTGACGACATCGATCGGGCCCGGCGCGACCAATCTGCTAACTGCCGCCGCGCTCGCGCACGTGAACCGCTTGCCGGTGCTGCTGCTGCCCGGCGATATCTTCGTGTCGCGCGCGCCCGATCCGGTGTTGCAGCAGCTCGAAGATTTCGGCGACGGCGGCGTGTCCGCCAACGATGCGTTCAAGCCGCTGTCGCGCTACTTCGACCGCATCGTGCATCCGGCGCAATTGCTGAGCGCGCTGCCGCGCGCGTTGCGCGTGCTGACCGATGCCGCGCTGTGCGGGCCCGTGACGCTCGCGTTGCCGCAAGACGTGCAGGCGCAGGCGTGGGATTTTCCGGAAGACTTTTTCACGCCGCGTGTCGTGCGCTTTCATGCGCCCGCGCCACGCGTCGACGATATCGACGCCGCCTGTGCGCGTCTGCGGCACGCGAAGCGTCCGTTGATCGTCGCGGGCGGCGGCGTGCTGTACAGCCGCGCGGCCGATGCACTGCAGCGCTTTGCCAGCGCGCATGGCGTGCCGGTCGCGGAAACGCAGGCCGGCAAGAGCTCGCTCGCATGGAACGATCCGCTGAACACCGGCGCGCTCGGCGTGACCGGCTCGCCGGCGGCGAATGCGCTCGCGCACGATGCCGACTGCGTGCTCGCGATCGGCACACGTCTGCAGGACTTCACGACGGGTTCGAACACGCTGTTCACGCAGGCCGACGTGATCGCGATCAACGCGAATGCGTTCGATGGCCTCAAGCATCGCGGCTTCGTCGTCGAGGCCGATGCGAGACTCGCACTCGATGCGCTCGCCGAACCGCTGCAAGGCTGGCACGCGGAGCGCACATGGACCGCGCGTGCGCACAAGCTCGCGTCCGGCTGGCGCGACACGGTCGGCTCGCTCACGCACGCGCCGCAACGCGACGCGGTGCTGCCGTACGAAGGCGACGTGATCGGCGCGGTACAACGCTCGAACCCGCATTCGGCCACCGACGACATCGTCGTGTGCGCGGCCGGCACGCTGCCCGCCGATCTGCACAAGCTGTGGCGCGCGGGCCGGCCGGGCGCATACCACGTCGAATACGGCTATTCGTGCATGGGCTACGAAATCGCCGGCGGCCTGGGTGTGAAACTCGCGCGGCCCGATCGCGAAGTGATCGTGATCCTCGGCGACGGCAGCTATCTGATGATGAACAGCGAGATCGCAAGCTCGGTGATGCTCGGCGCGAAGCTGATCATCGTCGTGCTCGACAATCGCGGCTTTGGCTGCATCAATCGATTGCAACAGGCGTGCGGTGGTGCGCCGTTCAACAATCTGCTCGATAACTGCGTGCACGGACCGGCCGGTGTGCCGCACATCGACTTCGCCGCGCATGCGCACGCGCTCGGCGCCAATGCCGAGCATGCGGGCAATATCGCGGAACTCGAAGCAGCGTTGCAACGCGCACGCGCGGCGGATCGCACGTATGTGATCAGTATCGATACCGACCCCGCCCGCACCACCGAAGACGGCGGCTGGTGGTGGGAAGTCGCGGTGCCGGAAGTCTCGTCACGCGATGCGGTGCGCGACGCGCGCGCCAAATACGACGCGCAGATCGCGGCGCGCACCGCGCCGCCTGCACCGCCGCGGCACCACGACCACGGCGACCACGAATGA
- the iolE gene encoding myo-inosose-2 dehydratase, which produces MTAFDVRIGINPLSWMNDDLPSLGGETPLELALTEGRQIGYQGFELGNKFPREPRALQALLAQYDLALVSGWYSGQLAKRSVAEEIAAVGPHLELLAYNGATVMVYGEVADSIQGAPRPLYQRPRFFSDAQWDAYAARVDEFARYTLSRGVRLAYHHHMGAYVETPADVDQLMARTSDAVGLLFDAGHITFAGGDALAVLDRHIARVCHVHCKDVRPAVMKLARNRNWSFLDAVIAGAFTVPGDGAVNFAGIIDRLKRHGYCGWLVVEAEQDPVVAPSFEYAQKGFRTLRALVDAPLDGANREAA; this is translated from the coding sequence ATGACTGCCTTCGACGTACGCATCGGCATCAACCCGCTGTCGTGGATGAACGACGACCTGCCGTCGCTCGGCGGCGAAACGCCGCTCGAACTCGCGCTGACCGAGGGGCGCCAGATCGGCTACCAGGGCTTCGAACTCGGCAACAAGTTTCCGCGCGAGCCGCGCGCGTTACAGGCACTGCTTGCGCAGTACGACCTCGCGCTCGTGTCCGGCTGGTACTCGGGACAGTTGGCCAAACGCAGCGTCGCGGAAGAAATCGCGGCGGTGGGTCCGCATCTCGAACTGCTCGCGTACAACGGCGCGACGGTGATGGTGTATGGCGAAGTCGCCGATTCGATTCAGGGCGCGCCGCGGCCGCTGTATCAACGGCCGCGCTTTTTCAGCGACGCGCAATGGGACGCGTACGCGGCCCGTGTCGACGAATTCGCGCGTTATACGCTGTCGCGCGGCGTGCGGCTTGCGTACCACCATCATATGGGCGCGTATGTCGAGACGCCGGCCGATGTCGATCAGTTGATGGCGCGCACGAGCGATGCCGTCGGCCTGCTGTTCGACGCCGGGCACATCACGTTCGCGGGCGGCGATGCGCTCGCGGTGCTCGACCGGCACATCGCGCGCGTGTGTCACGTGCATTGCAAGGACGTGCGCCCGGCTGTGATGAAGCTCGCGCGCAATCGCAACTGGAGCTTTCTCGACGCGGTGATTGCCGGTGCATTTACGGTGCCGGGCGATGGCGCGGTGAACTTTGCGGGCATCATCGACAGGCTGAAGCGGCACGGTTATTGCGGCTGGCTGGTGGTCGAAGCGGAACAGGACCCGGTGGTCGCACCGTCGTTCGAGTACGCACAGAAAGGCTTCAGGACATTGCGCGCGCTCGTCGATGCACCGCTCGACGGCGCCAACAGGGAGGCAGCATGA
- the iolB gene encoding 5-deoxy-glucuronate isomerase, whose amino-acid sequence MSLLVKAEREGQTIARVTPQSACWRHVGFAAYRLGTNEVVHVFETARESCIVVLSGAVDIETPDATWSSLGSRDSAFEDAAPYAVYLPPNVRAMVRACRDAEIGVGSAPAKGEYPARLIEPASMKRSTRGKALNTRYVCDILPQTEPAEALLVVEVRTPGGHASSYPPHKHDTDNIPQESSLEETYYHRLDPPQGFAFQRVYTDSRDIDESMAVEDRDVVMVPRGYHPVVVPYGYDSYYLNVMAGNQRVWHFHNDPAHEWIINKDA is encoded by the coding sequence ATGAGCTTATTGGTGAAGGCCGAGCGCGAAGGCCAGACGATCGCGCGCGTCACGCCGCAGTCGGCCTGCTGGCGTCATGTGGGATTCGCCGCGTATCGGCTCGGCACGAACGAAGTCGTGCACGTGTTCGAGACCGCGCGCGAGAGCTGCATCGTCGTGCTCAGCGGCGCGGTCGATATCGAAACGCCGGACGCGACATGGAGTTCGCTCGGTTCGCGCGACAGCGCGTTCGAGGATGCGGCGCCGTACGCGGTGTATCTGCCGCCGAACGTACGCGCGATGGTGCGCGCATGCCGCGATGCGGAGATCGGAGTCGGCAGCGCGCCGGCCAAAGGCGAGTACCCGGCACGGCTGATCGAGCCCGCGTCGATGAAGCGCTCGACACGCGGCAAAGCGCTGAATACGCGCTACGTCTGCGATATTCTTCCGCAGACCGAGCCGGCCGAAGCGTTGCTGGTCGTCGAGGTCAGAACGCCTGGCGGTCATGCGTCGAGCTATCCGCCGCACAAGCACGATACCGACAACATCCCGCAAGAAAGCTCGCTGGAGGAAACCTACTATCACCGGCTCGATCCGCCGCAAGGCTTTGCGTTCCAGCGCGTGTACACCGATTCACGCGATATCGACGAATCGATGGCCGTCGAGGATCGCGACGTCGTGATGGTGCCGCGTGGCTATCATCCGGTCGTCGTGCCGTATGGCTACGATTCGTACTATCTGAACGTGATGGCGGGCAATCAGCGGGTCTGGCATTTTCATAATGATCCGGCGCATGAGTGGATTATTAATAAGGATGCTTGA
- a CDS encoding ABC transporter ATP-binding protein: MTPLLDIRNLNAWYGASQALHGVTLSIERGEAIALVGRNGSGRSTLARAIMGLVRSDGELRFAGRSLAGLRTFEIARLGLGYVAEHRDVFAALSVHENLLLGIAPRARSRTPRFTLDDAYTLFPVLAERRRTRAGALSGGEQQMLALARALLGDPDLLLIDEPGEGLASLVIAQVADCLRTLRDRGVAMLLIEQRLAIAREVASRVAVMGHGEIVFDGTLASFLAREDVMREWLGVG, translated from the coding sequence ATGACCCCGCTGCTCGACATCCGCAACCTGAACGCATGGTACGGCGCAAGTCAGGCTCTACACGGCGTCACACTAAGCATCGAGCGCGGCGAAGCAATCGCGCTGGTCGGCCGCAACGGCTCGGGCCGCTCGACGCTCGCGCGCGCGATCATGGGCCTCGTGCGCAGCGATGGCGAATTGCGTTTCGCGGGCCGTTCGCTCGCTGGTCTGCGCACCTTCGAAATCGCGCGTCTCGGCCTTGGGTACGTAGCTGAACATCGCGACGTATTCGCGGCGCTGAGCGTCCACGAAAACCTGCTACTCGGTATCGCGCCGCGCGCTCGCAGCCGCACACCACGCTTCACCCTCGACGACGCGTACACGCTCTTCCCCGTGCTAGCCGAACGTCGACGCACACGCGCGGGGGCGTTATCGGGTGGCGAGCAGCAGATGCTCGCGCTCGCGCGGGCGCTGCTCGGTGACCCCGATTTGCTGCTGATCGATGAGCCGGGCGAAGGTCTGGCGAGTCTCGTGATCGCACAAGTCGCCGATTGTCTGCGGACATTGCGCGATCGCGGCGTCGCGATGCTGCTGATCGAGCAGCGTCTCGCGATTGCGCGGGAAGTCGCGAGCCGCGTCGCCGTGATGGGGCACGGCGAGATCGTGTTCGACGGCACGCTCGCGTCGTTTCTCGCACGCGAGGACGTGATGCGCGAGTGGCTGGGCGTCGGCTAA